The following coding sequences lie in one Colias croceus chromosome 1, ilColCroc2.1 genomic window:
- the LOC123705661 gene encoding 6-pyruvoyl tetrahydrobiopterin synthase, with protein MSALPIVSITRRETFSSCHRLHSPFLGDEENKKLYGKCNNPNGHGHNYVVLVTVKGPVDQQTGMVMNVHDLKQYMQQAIMDPLDHKNLDQDVPYFKAVVSTTENLAIFIWDQLQKVMPKPQLLHEVKILETEKNHVVYRGGTTFPRKKFDSSSLHPGNHNHVSSDSD; from the exons atgtctgCTTTACCTATTGTATCAATAACCAGAAGAGAAACTTTCAGTTCCTGCCACCGATTGCATAG CCCTTTTTTAGGCGATGAAGAAAATAAGAAGCTGTATggaaaatgtaataatccAAATGGGCATGGTCACAACTATGTTG tGCTTGTTACGGTAAAAGGACCAGTGGACCAGCAGACAGGGATGGTGATGAATGTGCATGATCTGAAACAGTACATGCAACAAGCTATTATGGATCCATTGGATCACAAAAATCTAGACCAAGATGTCCCTTATTTTAAGGCTGTG GTGAGCACCACTGAGAATTTGGCTATTTTCATATGGGATCAACTTCAGAAGGTGATGCCGAAACCACAGCTTTTGCATGAAGTGAAAATATTGGAAACCGAAAAGAACCATGTTGTATACCGCGGAGGGACTACTTTCCCGCGCAAGAAATTCGACTCGTCTAGCTTACACCCTGGAAACCACAACCATGTCTCTTCAGACTCTGATTAG